The DNA window AACACCACCAGATAGCAGATAAACAGTATCCAGCATATCTTCTGGTGCATTTTTGTATTTTTAATCATATATTCCCCATCTATCGGCCATAGCAGTCCGGTCTTATGGCCTGCCTCCGCTATTAATAAACAACTGCCCCGCCGGGCAGCGTCTGATCTTTCCATTTCATATTATCCGGGTGTGTCCCCGGCAGGCAAAAAAGAATACTGCAAAGGGCTCTGCTGTTCTTCGACAGGTTAATCCGTCTCTCCAGCAGAAACCAGACCTCTGCAGCACTCGTTGTATTCCAGACAGCCTTAAAATGGGGGCTGCCGTTTCTCATTCGATACGGTATAAGTCACAATAAAGAGTCCGGCAAGCCGGGCTCACGCCGATCGCAGCCGCATCGCGGCGTATCACATCTTCGCGCGGGTGAGCAGCCTGCACGGACTCTCCGGTTCCACGCTTAGAATGTTATCTCTGATTTGCGTTTCAACAGCACGGCTCCGCTGATGATAGCCATCACTCCGGCCGCCACTCCGGCCGTAATAATCACACTGCCAATTACAATATTGATAATGCCCGTATTACGCATCGTCTTATATACTTTCTCCATATCGGCCACTCCTTACATGTTGTTTTCTAATTCCAGCTTTATTGATTCCGTGCCTTTAGTTCGCGCCGTACTGCTCGTAATATGCGTCAATTGCTGCTTTCAGCCCATCGTCGATCACTACCTTGCCCTGGCATTCCCTGTTATATAAGTGCTCAACCACATCCGCCATGGAAACGATGGCGGCGGTAGGAAAACCGTAAAGTTCCTTCACTTCTTCGAGCGCACTCTTGTCCCCTTTCCCTCTCTCCATACGGTTTAAGGAAACCATCAGTCCCTTTACTTCCACATCGGCCTGTGCTTTGATAATCGGGAAGGTCTCCTCGATTGATTTTCCGGATGTAGTTACATCTTCGATGATAACGACGCGGTCTCCATCCTTCAGTTTACTTCCCAGAAGAATTCCGGTGTCCCCATGATCCTTTGCTTCTTTCCTGTTGGAACAGTAACGGATATCTTTTCCGTAAAGCTCGCTGATGGCCATGGTCGTGGCTACGCTGAGAGGAATCCCCTTATAGGCCGGCCCGAAAAGTACATCGAAATCGAGTCCGTAGTTATCATGGATAGCCTTTGCATAATATTCACCCAGTCTGCGAAGCTGCGTTCCCGTCACATAGGCTCCCGCATTCATGAAAAACGGTGATTTCCTGCCGCTCTTTAATGTGAACTCTCCAAACTTGAGCACCTCGCTCTCCACCATGAATTCGATAAATTCCTGCTTGTACTGTTCCATCTCATCTTCTCCTTCTATATATTGCAGATTTCTCCGCACTTTTATTCTTAAATCTTGTCCGGATGCCCTTTTTCAATTATATACAGATTATTGGCGCCAAGACATTATTTTCCCTATTTTACCACAGCTAAGCCGGTTTTTCAATCTGCGCATATATAAAATTTGGAGTCCCCGGATTGCCTGGGTTACGGTTCACCGGTAATATTCCATGGGGTGTTTCCACGCGCAATCTGTGTACCCCGGTTAAGCGGCCTACAGGCTGTCGTAATATTGTGCCGCCTCCTCTCTGTTTATCAAAAAGCGTTTGGACAGCTTCTCTATAATCTGTTCCCGACTCTTCCCTTCTTCCAGATTGTCCAGGATAAGGGCTTTGATTCCCTGCTCAATCCCCTCTTTTATTCCTTCTCTTCTCTCTTCATCCAGTATGCTGCACATACTTTCCAATCCCTCCTTTTTCTCCTTCAGATATCTGACTTTTCTCACTATATTAGGAAAGGTATCTGTTTTGTAGCCGCTGTCCGAATTCTTCATATAGTATAGAAGCTCATCAATCTTTTCATCACCGCAGCGGCGCTCCAGATTTGCATAAATCTCATGAACGCCGTTGTATAAGGTACTTCCGCTGCTCTCTAAAACTCTTCTCACACGGTAAAGTCCTCTGTTATGTGCAAGAAAATCCTTCTCCGTTATAAAAATTGTGTAGATATCTGGCAGAGCATGATAGGGCACCCCCTTTTCCAGATAGCTCATATCAATACTTGCCTGGTAATATCTTACTCTTTTCTGGTGATCGCCGTCATCCGACACCTGCATTTCAATATTAATCAGGCGCCCTTCCATATCCTCGGCCAGAATATCTAAAACTACGGAACGGTTCTCAATATTCCGGATTGAATACTGTGCCTTTACCTCCTTCACCGTAAATCCCGGATCGCACAGTAGAATACGGATTGCCTCTTCACATGCTTCCCTATCCTCCAGTACCTTGCAGAAAAACACGTCACTCGTCATGTTAAACCGGCCGACCTTTTTCCGGCGTTCCTCATAGGATTGCGTCCGGCTGTCCAGGCTGCTCTCCGGCCTCTCTTTATTCATTTGTAACTCCTCTCTTTCGTGACAGGAGTTTCTTTGTCCTGCCATATGTTTTTGTCTGTTGAAATATGGCAGAATTTGCCGTTTGCAATGTATTGCAGAATTTAAAACCTGATGCCGTGATACCGGCATCGACTTGTATGTTTCATTATAATCTTTTGTGCGGTGAATATCAAGATTTTTCGTGTAGATGAGGATTTAATTGAGATGCGAGGACGCCTCTGTAAGACGGCGGACGGGGTAGTGGGAGGTTGGATATGAGTCTTCAGTCCCGGTTTGTAGGTTGTGGTGAGGGGGAATCCGGAGAAAGACTTTCCTGCGGGGACACGCTCCCGCTTGTGAAGCGCACAGCGGATGCTAAGCTCGAAAGGACCTCGCTAAGCACCGGCGGGCTTCAAGGTCACCCTTCGGAAAGTTTTTCTCCTCCTTCCCCCGGGCAGGTTGTCGACGGGACTGAAGACTCAGGGAAGGTGATTGCCCCGTCCGCCGGCTTCAGGGCTGATTGTCTCTTTCGTCAAGTAAGGGGAAGGTATTGTTGCGTCCACTATGTAGTCGTGAATTTTTTATCCTATGAAGGTATTCTGGGCTGGATTCATAGAAAAATCCAAAGCTATATTTAATGATGAATCAAAAAATTCAATGGTTATTCAAGGACAGATAAAGCTTCAAAGCTCAGATTCATTAATTTAATACCATACAGGGGGCATTCTCCTGGAATTCGAGAAAATGTAGTGGTAGCGACAATCCCTCCCCCCTTTGAAGGAATAAGAACAAATCAGCGGCCGTAGGCCGGGGTTCGGGATGGCGAAAACCTTCGCGTCTTCAGTCCCGGTCCATAACCTTCCCATGGGGAATCCGGGAGAAAAAGATTCCGCAGGGAACCTGGGAGTTCATCGGCACTTACCGAGGTATTTTCGAGGTTAGTGTCCGTTATGTACTCCAAAGAGCGCAAGCGTTTCCCGAAGGAACTTTTTCTGCCCGGATTCCCCACCCGCGACAACCTGCAAGCCGGGACTGAAGACTCACAACCTCCCCTCACCATCCCGAACCCCGACCGTCCCGGCGGCGTTCTACTTCCTCAACTGATATGTAATGACTTTTGTCAAGTGTAAATTGCGGAACTTCACCACATACTTTTATTTTTTGTTTCTGAAGACATCTGGAAAGAGCTTCGGAGTGTCAGTTCCCGGCATTGGCCACTCTGATATTCGTGGATTGGTTACCTACAGGTCAATGGTCCGCCGTGGGCTCTACCGTCTAATTGCGTGGATCACAAATATTTGTGCCTACATAGTTGAGGCGTAGATAGCCCGAACCTTGAAATGGCCGAAACCCTTTCAAGATGTCTTCAGTTGTTACTTTGGATTGTGGCTAGATGTATGTGGCGCTAGCCAGCTTACATCGGCTTGTTTACCCGCTACTGTAGCGGGCGGTTACTGTCAGGGCCCTGACGCCGCAGGCGGTGCGCAGCAGCCTTGACCGGAGCCGCACGGTGCTGTAACCGTATCAGGCTATGTGATCCGTCATCATTCCCCACATGAAACAGGCCAGTTCCCTTGCGATTGCTGTTTTTGCTACATTGCTGCGCTTGTTCTGTCCAAGCACCATTTTGTAATAGCGCCGCCTTAGGCGCTCATTGGCCTTGTCTGCGTAAGCAATCACCTGTGGTGTATTTCCACTCTGGCGGGCTTTTAATTCCCTAGACTTGTATCCGATTTGCCCACGGCTATAACTCTGCGCCGCTTCAACCAGCAACCGGCGCACGTGGGTGTTCCCTGCCTTGGTGATGCCAAGCCTCTGTCGTCCGTCCCCGCTGGAATCTTCGCCTGGTACCAGCCCCAGGTACGATGCAAACCGGTCTGCTGTCGCAAACCGCTTGAAATCGCCAACCTCCACTATGACAGACAAGGCGGTCTGGGTTTTGACGCCAAGTAAACAGGTGAGCTTTTTGACATCTTCCCGATATTCCTCCCTGGACCCAAGCTCCTCAATACGCTGCTCAAGACGCTCCAGTTTATTGCTGAGCTGATCGAAGGTCAACAGATATTCGTCGAGAATCTCCTTGTACAGGCCATCCGGGGTCAATGCCCTGAGCCATTTGATATGGGTTTGAGTCCAGTGGCTGCCGCCTCTCTCATAGCGATAATTATGGCGCAAGCAGAATGCCAGGATCTGCTGCTTTATCTTTTTAAGCGCCAGCTTGTGGTCGGTTCGCATCCGGAGATATTCCTTGATTTCTTCATCCTGCTCCGTAGGGACATGGACCGGGCTATAATTATGCTGGGCCAAGCAGCGGCCAATCAGGGCAGCGTCGCGTTTGTCTGTTTTTATTTTTTTCTTCCCACGCTTCTGTAACATGGTAGTCGGAGCGAGGATTACGCAGTTAACATGATGTTCCGTTAACTGATGATATAAAGTGAAGCCGAGACAGCCAGCCTCATAACCGCATATGAAATACGCATCCTTTCCGTAAATGGTACGCAGAAACTCGAGATATTTTAGGACTTGTTTGTAATCCGATTCGACTTTCTGGACATGGGACGCTTTGTCTTCTTCGATTGTGAAGCTGCAAAGTGAAAAACTTTCCTTATGAACATCCATTCCTACGTAAACTGTGTTATAATTCATTTGATGACCTCCATTTGTATGCGGTAATCCCTGTTACCTTTGTTCTTAACAAACTTTAGTATACAGGTAAATCCACGAATTTACAAACTGGGGGTCATTACTTATTGTCTAACTCCTTATTTTACAGCCCCAACCAGCTCATTAATATCGTCCACATGATATTTCTTCATATAAGCCTCGATTCCCTCTACAATCTCTACGGTTGCATAAGGATTATGGAAGTTCGCCGTGCCTACGGATACCGCCGTCGCTCCGGCCAGAATAAACTCTATCGCATCGTCGGCCGTCATGATTCCTCCCATGCCGATAATGGGGAGTTTTACAGCATTCGCCACCTGATAAACCATTCTGACAGCCACCGGTTTGATGGCAGGTCCGGAAAGTCCTCCTGTCTTATTGGCTACGGCAAAGGTACGTTTGTGTATGTCGATCTTCATTCCCGTCAATGTGTTAATCAGTGAAATGACGTCGGCTCCACCGGCTTCGGCCGCCTTTGCCATGACGGTGATATCTGTCACGTTGGGGCTGAGTTTCATAATAACAGGCTGTTTTGCGTATTTTTTCACTTCCCGCGTGATGGCTTCCACCGCCCCCGGATCCTGTCCGAATGCGATACCGCCTTCTTTCACATTGGGGCAGGAGATATTGATCTCCAGCATGTCTACCGGCTGATCGGAGAGTTTCTCCACCACGTCGATGTAATCCTCCATCGTCTTACCGCAGACATTTACAATAATCTTAGTGTCAAACTGGGTTAAATAAGGAATGTCCCTCTTTGCAAATACATCGAATCCCGGATTCTGGAGACCGATGGCGTTGATCATGCCGCCGTAAGTCTCGGCAATCCTCGGTGTCGGATTGCCCGGCCAGGGGATGTTCGCCACCCCTTTGGTGACAACGGCTCCCAACCTGTTGAGGTCCAGCATCTCGCCGTATTCCGCGCCGGAACCAAAGGTGCCCGAAGCCGTCATGACCGGATTCTTAAGCTCCACACCGGCCAGATTTACTTTTGTATTCATTATAAATCCACCTCCTGTGCCAGAAAAACGGGACCGTCCTTACAGATCCGTTTATTGTGTACATTACTGTGGTGATCTACCTCTTTACTCTGGCAGACACAGGCAAGGCAGGCCCCGATTCCGCAGGCCATCTTCTCCTCCAGGGAGATATAGCAGCGGATGTTATGCTCCTCTGCGTACTGTTTCAGCGCGCGCAGCATCGGAGTCGGGCCGCAGGCGTACATAACATCGGCAGTCAGCCCGTTTTCCCGGATGGCGTCCAGCACATTGCCTTTCGTTCCCACACTGCCGTCCTCGGTAGCCACAAATACTTCTCCATACGCCTCGAATTCATCCTTAAGAAAGAGGTTTTCATCGCGGTAGCCGAGCACCATCTGTTTTTCACAGTTTAAGTTCTTTGCCAGTTCCAGCATCGGCGGAATTCCGATTCCTCCGCCAATCAGGAATACGTTCTCTCCCTCCTGCGGAAAACCGTTTCCAAGTGGTCCCATAATATCGATAGAATCGCCCGATTCAAAGGATGAAAATTCCTTTGTACCAGCCCCTGCAATCCTGTATACAATACGCAGTCTTCCCTCATCGGCATCTGCTTCACAGATGCTGATTGGACGCGGAAGTAATCTGGAACCATCTTTGCTGTATACGGAGATAAACTGTCCGGGTCTGGCTTCCCTGGCAGCCTCCGTTGTAATCCACATACTATAAATCTCAGGAGCCAGTTCTTCCTGGCTGTAGACAACTGCTGTTTCTTTCACCTGTGCCATTGGTTCCTCCTATAATACGCTGTTGATATCGGCAATCATATCGATGACAGCCTGTCTGGACGCCTCTGCAAAATGCTCAGCGCCAAATTTCGCATATGGTTCTTTCTTATAAGCCGCAATGATTCCCCTGGAGGAGTTGACAACCGCTCCAAGACCGTCCTCATTGAAGCAGTATTTCAAATCTTCAGCCGTTCCGCCCTGGGCACCGTATCCCGGTACCAGGAAATACGTCTTCGGCATCAGTTTTCTCAGCACTCTGCTCATCTCGGGATAGGTTGCTCCGACCACTGCGCCGACATTGCTGTATGCTCCGTCCATGGATGCTTCTCCCCACTCTACCACCTTCCCGGCCACCAGCTCATAGAGCGGCCTTCCGTCAATCAGACGATCCTGGAATTCACCGCTGGAAGGATTCGATGTCTTTACCAGTACAAAGATACCTCTGTCATATTCATTGCAGACATCTACAAAAGGCTTCACCCCGTCCGTACCCAGATAAGGGTTCACCGTAATATATTCCGTATCAAAACCGCTACAAACCGTATTTCCCACCTTCACCTTGCCGATATGCCCCGTCGCATATGCTGTGGAGGTGGAACCAATATCACCGCGCTTTACATCTCCAATTACTACAAGGCCCTTCTGCTGACAGTATTTTACAGTCTTATCGTAAGCCTTCAGTCCCTCGATCCCGAACTGCTCATACATGGCAATCTGGGGTTTCACGGAAGGAATCAGATCGGCAGTCGCATCCACAATCGCCTTATTAAACTGCCATATGGCCTCCGCCGCTCCCTCCAGAGTCTCTCCATACTGCTCATACGCTTTCTTTGTTACATGCTCCGGTATATAGCTTAACATCGGATCAAGTCCCACACAGATTGGTGCCTTTGTCTTCTGTATCTTTTCGATTAATTTGCTGACCATTATTTCCTCCTTCAGGTTACTGCTGCTTTGCGCTTATCTTGTGTTTGGTGGTGCTTTTGGTGTTATAATCTTCCTTATTTTATCATAAGTCCAAAATGGTTTCAAGGCAAATTGAGATGCGGGACGCCTGTAGTGGGGGGAGCGGGGTGAGGACTTTAATGGTGGGTCTTCAGTCCCGGCCGGAGATTGTCGTGAAGGGGGAATCCGGGCCGGAAACATTCTTCCCCGGGCAGGGATCGACGGGACTGAAGACAGGGAACGGATCGCCCCCGCCGCCATCCCAACATCGGCTCATTGTCCCTTTCGTCAAGTTGGATAAGGGGTTTATCGCAGCCACTACTTAGTCTGTAAAGAACTAATGCTTTATGAATTGCCCCAAATTTTTTATATTCATAGGGCTATATGTAAAAAAGCGAAAAAAAGCTGTCGCAAATGAAATTTTTCTCTAAGATATAGCTTTTCGGTTATTCCCGATTCTCATATCTTGTCCAGAAAATTTCGTTTACAACAGCTTCTACAGGGGCCGGATGGAGGGCAATAACCTGCGCGGCATCAGTTCCGGCCGAAAATTCCGGTGGGTAAGGAGATTTCTTTCTTCCGGATTCCCCCCCACCACTAACCATCGCCCGGAACTGATGCCTCAAAATCCTCGCTTACCATACCGATCCCCGGCCGTACCGGCGGCGGCCTCATTTTTCAACCCCTTAATGTAATGACAGGGTCGCCACATAATCTCCATTTTTGTAAACCTTCGCCGCAAACTGCTCTTCCGTCACTGTTTCCAGCTCCATCCACAGTTCTTCGGCGGCCAGCATGATGTGCGAGAGCATAATTCCGATGCTGAACTCCTTCATACTCTCAGAAGCATTCAGGGCAAACCTGCTCTTTTTTGCAAAGACGTAAATCCGGTCTGCATATAC is part of the [Clostridium] symbiosum genome and encodes:
- a CDS encoding dihydroorotate dehydrogenase electron transfer subunit, whose translation is MAQVKETAVVYSQEELAPEIYSMWITTEAAREARPGQFISVYSKDGSRLLPRPISICEADADEGRLRIVYRIAGAGTKEFSSFESGDSIDIMGPLGNGFPQEGENVFLIGGGIGIPPMLELAKNLNCEKQMVLGYRDENLFLKDEFEAYGEVFVATEDGSVGTKGNVLDAIRENGLTADVMYACGPTPMLRALKQYAEEHNIRCYISLEEKMACGIGACLACVCQSKEVDHHSNVHNKRICKDGPVFLAQEVDL
- the pyrE gene encoding orotate phosphoribosyltransferase, whose product is MEQYKQEFIEFMVESEVLKFGEFTLKSGRKSPFFMNAGAYVTGTQLRRLGEYYAKAIHDNYGLDFDVLFGPAYKGIPLSVATTMAISELYGKDIRYCSNRKEAKDHGDTGILLGSKLKDGDRVVIIEDVTTSGKSIEETFPIIKAQADVEVKGLMVSLNRMERGKGDKSALEEVKELYGFPTAAIVSMADVVEHLYNRECQGKVVIDDGLKAAIDAYYEQYGAN
- the pyrF gene encoding orotidine-5'-phosphate decarboxylase, yielding MVSKLIEKIQKTKAPICVGLDPMLSYIPEHVTKKAYEQYGETLEGAAEAIWQFNKAIVDATADLIPSVKPQIAMYEQFGIEGLKAYDKTVKYCQQKGLVVIGDVKRGDIGSTSTAYATGHIGKVKVGNTVCSGFDTEYITVNPYLGTDGVKPFVDVCNEYDRGIFVLVKTSNPSSGEFQDRLIDGRPLYELVAGKVVEWGEASMDGAYSNVGAVVGATYPEMSRVLRKLMPKTYFLVPGYGAQGGTAEDLKYCFNEDGLGAVVNSSRGIIAAYKKEPYAKFGAEHFAEASRQAVIDMIADINSVL
- a CDS encoding Rpn family recombination-promoting nuclease/putative transposase, with protein sequence MNKERPESSLDSRTQSYEERRKKVGRFNMTSDVFFCKVLEDREACEEAIRILLCDPGFTVKEVKAQYSIRNIENRSVVLDILAEDMEGRLINIEMQVSDDGDHQKRVRYYQASIDMSYLEKGVPYHALPDIYTIFITEKDFLAHNRGLYRVRRVLESSGSTLYNGVHEIYANLERRCGDEKIDELLYYMKNSDSGYKTDTFPNIVRKVRYLKEKKEGLESMCSILDEERREGIKEGIEQGIKALILDNLEEGKSREQIIEKLSKRFLINREEAAQYYDSL
- a CDS encoding IS110 family transposase, producing the protein MNYNTVYVGMDVHKESFSLCSFTIEEDKASHVQKVESDYKQVLKYLEFLRTIYGKDAYFICGYEAGCLGFTLYHQLTEHHVNCVILAPTTMLQKRGKKKIKTDKRDAALIGRCLAQHNYSPVHVPTEQDEEIKEYLRMRTDHKLALKKIKQQILAFCLRHNYRYERGGSHWTQTHIKWLRALTPDGLYKEILDEYLLTFDQLSNKLERLEQRIEELGSREEYREDVKKLTCLLGVKTQTALSVIVEVGDFKRFATADRFASYLGLVPGEDSSGDGRQRLGITKAGNTHVRRLLVEAAQSYSRGQIGYKSRELKARQSGNTPQVIAYADKANERLRRRYYKMVLGQNKRSNVAKTAIARELACFMWGMMTDHIA
- a CDS encoding dihydroorotate dehydrogenase, which codes for MNTKVNLAGVELKNPVMTASGTFGSGAEYGEMLDLNRLGAVVTKGVANIPWPGNPTPRIAETYGGMINAIGLQNPGFDVFAKRDIPYLTQFDTKIIVNVCGKTMEDYIDVVEKLSDQPVDMLEINISCPNVKEGGIAFGQDPGAVEAITREVKKYAKQPVIMKLSPNVTDITVMAKAAEAGGADVISLINTLTGMKIDIHKRTFAVANKTGGLSGPAIKPVAVRMVYQVANAVKLPIIGMGGIMTADDAIEFILAGATAVSVGTANFHNPYATVEIVEGIEAYMKKYHVDDINELVGAVK